From one Conyzicola nivalis genomic stretch:
- the mmsB gene encoding multiple monosaccharide ABC transporter permease, with the protein MSKVGSSLTHIVTDLGKNGIFLALIAVVVLFQILTDGILLRPQNISNLIVQNGYILILAIGMVMVIVAGHIDLSVGSVAAFVGAVSGVLTVKMGIEWWIAIIISLLIGALVGAWQGFWVAYVGIPAFIVTLAGMLIFRGLALVVLGNSNIGSFPEGYRALGNGFLTDLFGEFEIDPFTLGIGVFAIIAFVVQQFRTRSGRQSYAQEVEPLVWFIGKIVLVSAAIFGIAWALASFKGIPVTLIILAVLVLVYGIVTNRSVFGRHIYAIGGNRHAAELSGVKTKKVDFFIFVNMGFLAALAGLVFTARLNLAGPKAGDGFELEAISAAFIGGAAVQGGVGTIGGAIIGGLIIGVLNNGMSILGIGIEWQQTVKGLVLLLAVAFDVFNKRRAGGR; encoded by the coding sequence GTGAGCAAAGTCGGCTCGTCCCTGACCCACATCGTCACCGACCTCGGCAAGAACGGCATCTTCCTCGCCCTCATCGCCGTGGTCGTTCTGTTCCAGATCCTCACCGACGGCATCCTGCTGCGACCGCAGAACATCTCCAACCTGATCGTGCAGAACGGGTACATCCTGATCCTCGCGATCGGCATGGTGATGGTGATCGTCGCCGGCCACATCGACCTCTCGGTCGGATCGGTCGCGGCGTTCGTCGGCGCCGTGTCGGGCGTTCTCACGGTGAAGATGGGCATCGAGTGGTGGATCGCCATCATCATCTCGCTGCTGATCGGCGCGCTCGTGGGAGCCTGGCAGGGCTTCTGGGTCGCCTACGTGGGCATACCGGCGTTCATCGTGACGCTGGCAGGCATGCTCATCTTCCGCGGACTCGCGCTCGTCGTGCTGGGCAACTCGAACATCGGTTCGTTCCCCGAGGGCTACCGCGCGCTCGGTAACGGGTTCTTGACCGATTTGTTCGGCGAGTTCGAGATCGACCCGTTCACGCTCGGCATCGGCGTCTTCGCGATCATCGCGTTCGTGGTGCAGCAGTTCCGTACCCGTTCGGGCCGCCAGAGCTACGCGCAGGAGGTCGAGCCGCTCGTCTGGTTCATCGGCAAGATCGTGCTGGTCTCGGCCGCCATCTTCGGCATCGCCTGGGCGCTCGCCAGCTTCAAGGGCATCCCGGTCACGCTGATCATCCTCGCCGTGCTCGTTCTCGTCTACGGCATCGTGACCAACCGCAGCGTCTTCGGTCGTCACATCTACGCGATCGGTGGCAACCGCCACGCGGCCGAGCTCTCGGGCGTGAAGACCAAGAAGGTCGACTTCTTCATCTTCGTGAACATGGGCTTCCTCGCGGCGCTCGCCGGACTCGTCTTCACCGCGCGCCTCAACCTCGCCGGTCCGAAGGCCGGTGACGGGTTCGAGCTCGAGGCCATCTCCGCCGCCTTCATCGGTGGAGCCGCTGTCCAGGGCGGCGTCGGCACCATCGGCGGCGCGATCATCGGTGGTCTCATCATCGGTGTGCTGAACAACGGTATGTCGATCCTCGGCATCGGCATCGAGTGGCAGCAGACGGTGAAGGGCCTCGTGCTGCTCCTCGCCGTTGCCTTCGACGTGTTCAACAAGCGCCGGGCCGGCGGCCGCTAG
- a CDS encoding sugar ABC transporter ATP-binding protein, whose translation MTITPSTATSVEAPAPAVEPIVRMDDISIRFPGVKALDRVSFRMFPGEVHSLMGENGAGKSTLIKALTGVYAIDSGTMTLGGRPLVISGPAQAQAAGISTVYQEVNLLPNLSVAENIMLGREPRRAGAIDWRAMRRRSAELLARLSLEIDPASQLSSHSLAVQQLVAIARATDVDAKVLILDEPTSSLDADEVSELFRVIRGLKERGVAILFVSHFLDQVYEISDRLTVLRNGALVGEYLTREILRIELVHKMIGKELATLESLESKTRQAAVEGDVAEVPYLEAVGLGRKGSVEPTDLAIHEGEVVGLAGLLGSGRTEIARLITGADRADSGEVLVRGTKKRLRTPRAALRDRVAYSSEDRKREGIVEELTVRDNIVLALQADRGWFRRISRRRQDELANSYISALGIRPANPDALVRNLSGGNQQKVLLARWLAVAPRLLVLDEPTRGIDVGAKAEIQKLVSNLADEGMAVVFISAELEEVLRLSHRIAVMRDRRKVADLPNEDVTVGEIMGLIASGAEA comes from the coding sequence ATGACGATCACCCCCAGCACCGCCACCAGCGTCGAGGCCCCGGCTCCGGCCGTCGAGCCCATCGTGCGTATGGACGACATCTCCATCAGGTTTCCCGGCGTGAAGGCGCTCGACCGGGTGAGCTTCCGTATGTTCCCCGGCGAGGTGCACTCGCTCATGGGCGAGAACGGCGCGGGCAAGTCGACGCTCATCAAGGCGCTCACCGGCGTGTACGCGATCGACAGCGGCACCATGACTCTCGGCGGTCGGCCGCTAGTGATCAGCGGCCCGGCACAGGCGCAGGCCGCCGGCATCAGCACGGTGTACCAGGAGGTGAACCTGCTGCCCAACCTCTCGGTCGCCGAGAACATCATGCTCGGCCGCGAGCCGCGCCGGGCCGGCGCGATCGACTGGCGCGCGATGCGCCGGCGGTCCGCCGAGCTGCTCGCGCGGCTGAGCCTGGAGATCGATCCGGCGTCGCAGCTGAGTTCGCACTCGCTCGCTGTGCAGCAGCTCGTCGCGATCGCGCGCGCGACCGACGTCGACGCCAAAGTGCTGATTCTGGATGAACCGACCTCGAGCCTCGACGCCGACGAGGTGTCCGAGCTCTTCCGTGTCATCCGGGGTCTCAAGGAGCGCGGCGTCGCGATCCTCTTCGTCTCCCACTTTCTCGACCAGGTGTACGAGATCTCCGACCGGCTCACCGTGCTGCGCAACGGCGCACTGGTCGGCGAGTACCTGACCCGCGAGATCCTGCGCATCGAACTCGTGCACAAGATGATCGGCAAAGAACTGGCGACCCTCGAGAGTCTCGAGAGCAAGACGCGCCAGGCGGCCGTCGAGGGCGATGTGGCCGAGGTGCCGTACCTCGAGGCGGTCGGGCTGGGCCGCAAGGGTTCGGTCGAGCCGACCGACCTCGCCATCCACGAGGGGGAGGTGGTGGGGCTCGCCGGGCTGCTCGGCTCGGGACGCACCGAGATCGCCCGGCTCATCACCGGCGCCGACCGCGCCGACAGCGGCGAGGTGCTCGTGCGCGGCACGAAGAAGCGGCTGCGCACGCCGCGGGCCGCGCTGCGCGACCGGGTCGCCTACTCGTCGGAGGACCGCAAGCGCGAGGGCATCGTCGAAGAGCTGACCGTGCGCGACAACATCGTGCTCGCGCTGCAGGCCGACCGCGGCTGGTTCCGTCGCATCTCGCGGAGGCGGCAGGACGAACTGGCGAACAGCTACATCTCTGCACTCGGCATCCGCCCAGCGAATCCCGACGCGCTCGTGCGCAACCTCAGCGGCGGCAACCAGCAGAAGGTGCTGCTCGCGCGCTGGCTGGCGGTCGCCCCTCGGCTGTTGGTCCTGGATGAACCGACGCGCGGCATCGACGTGGGGGCCAAGGCGGAGATTCAGAAACTCGTGTCGAATCTCGCCGACGAGGGCATGGCCGTCGTGTTCATCTCGGCCGAGCTGGAAGAGGTGCTGCGGCTCAGCCACCGTATCGCCGTGATGCGCGACCGGCGCAAGGTCGCCGACCTGCCGAACGAAGACGTCACGGTCGGCGAGATCATGGGCCTCATCGCGAGCGGAGCCGAAGCGTGA
- a CDS encoding M20/M25/M40 family metallo-hydrolase: MRRKATLLAGLIVAAVAIPSTAALAIDDVNTTKLERAVTVNGILQHERVFQRIANNNGGTRASGTPAYDASAAYVAQRLTAAGYEVSTQEFEFPFFQELGPSVLTQVSPVAGPIESATLEYSGAGDVTGTVVAAGGIIVPATPEPSSASGCLPEDFVAASPTEPQVALIQRGTCDFAVKVANAVAAGYDAAVIFNEGNPGRTELLTGVTLGGPAAVPVVGVSYADGVALYEAALAGPVTVSVSTDTLSETRTTVNVLADSPKGDPGRVVVVGAHLDSVLEGPGINDNGSGTATILETAIQIAKEGKKPQQQLRFAFWGAEENGLLGSTNYVESLSDEELGTIYANLNFDMLGSPNYVRFVYDGDGSDDPDGLAGPPGSAQIEELFTDYFSDRDLATEPTAFDGRSDYGPFIAAGIPAGGLFSGAEGIKTAEEAAEYGGTAGAPYDPCYHQACDTITNLSTAALNELGDAVAHAVGTMARTKTGFFEDGSRMAKAPQLTGDDFDYRGNQLVR; encoded by the coding sequence GTGCGGAGAAAAGCAACGCTGCTTGCCGGCCTGATCGTCGCGGCGGTCGCCATACCGTCCACCGCGGCATTGGCGATCGACGACGTGAACACGACAAAACTCGAGAGGGCGGTGACCGTCAACGGGATACTGCAACACGAACGGGTGTTCCAACGCATCGCGAACAACAACGGGGGCACCCGCGCCTCGGGCACCCCCGCCTACGACGCCTCGGCCGCCTACGTGGCGCAGCGGCTCACCGCCGCCGGTTACGAGGTCAGCACCCAGGAGTTCGAGTTCCCGTTCTTCCAGGAGCTCGGCCCGTCGGTGCTGACCCAGGTCTCCCCCGTCGCCGGGCCCATCGAATCCGCGACGCTCGAGTACTCGGGCGCCGGTGACGTCACCGGCACCGTGGTCGCGGCGGGCGGCATCATCGTTCCGGCCACCCCCGAACCGAGCTCGGCCTCTGGCTGTCTGCCCGAGGACTTCGTGGCCGCCTCGCCCACCGAGCCCCAGGTCGCGCTCATCCAGCGCGGCACCTGCGACTTCGCGGTCAAGGTGGCCAACGCCGTCGCGGCCGGTTACGACGCCGCGGTCATCTTCAACGAGGGCAACCCCGGGCGCACGGAGCTGCTCACCGGTGTCACCCTCGGTGGCCCCGCGGCCGTGCCCGTGGTCGGCGTCAGCTACGCCGACGGCGTCGCGCTCTACGAGGCCGCGCTGGCCGGGCCGGTGACGGTCTCGGTGAGCACCGACACCCTGTCGGAGACCCGCACCACCGTGAACGTGCTCGCCGACAGCCCCAAGGGAGACCCGGGACGGGTCGTCGTGGTCGGGGCGCACCTCGACTCGGTGCTCGAAGGACCGGGCATCAACGACAACGGCAGCGGCACCGCGACGATCCTCGAGACGGCGATCCAGATCGCCAAGGAGGGCAAGAAGCCACAGCAGCAGCTGCGCTTCGCCTTCTGGGGCGCCGAGGAGAACGGCCTGCTCGGGTCGACCAACTATGTCGAGTCGCTGAGCGACGAGGAGCTGGGCACCATCTACGCCAACCTCAACTTCGACATGCTCGGTTCGCCGAACTACGTGCGGTTCGTCTACGACGGCGACGGCTCGGACGACCCGGACGGCCTGGCGGGCCCTCCCGGTTCGGCCCAGATCGAGGAGTTGTTCACCGACTATTTCTCCGACAGGGACCTGGCGACGGAGCCGACGGCGTTCGACGGACGGTCTGACTACGGCCCGTTCATCGCGGCCGGCATCCCGGCGGGCGGCCTGTTCAGCGGTGCCGAGGGTATCAAGACGGCGGAGGAGGCGGCCGAGTACGGCGGCACGGCGGGTGCGCCGTACGACCCCTGCTATCACCAGGCCTGCGACACCATCACCAACCTGAGCACCGCGGCGCTGAACGAGCTGGGCGACGCGGTCGCACACGCGGTCGGCACGATGGCGCGCACGAAGACCGGCTTCTTCGAAGACGGCAGCCGCATGGCGAAGGCACCGCAGCTCACGGGCGACGACTTCGACTACCGGGGCAACCAGCTGGTGCGCTGA
- the araA gene encoding L-arabinose isomerase: protein MIPDLATNEVWFLTGSQDLYGDDTLRQVAEQSQEVVRLLNESSDIPVTIVWKPVLKSSDAIRRAMLDATTDDTVVGVIAWMHTFSPAKMWIHGLDALRKPFLHLHTQANVELPWAEIDFDFMNLNQAAHGDREFGYIASRMNVPRKTVVGHATNPVVTAQVGTWTRAASGWVATQGMKLARFGDNMRNVAVTEGDKTEAEIRFGVSVNTWGVNELVERVDAASDADVDALVAVYLESYDVVPELLPDGDRHESLRYGARIELGLRSFLEEGGFTAFTTSFEDLGGLRQLPGLAVQRLMADGYGFGGEGDWKTAVLIRAAKVMGAGLPGGASLMEDYTYNLVPGEETILGAHMLEICPSLTTKKPSLEIHPLGIGGREDPVRLVFDTDAGAGVVVALSDMRDRFRLVANVVEVVDLPAPLPHLPVARAVWKPAPDLATSATAWLTAGAAHHTVLSTAIGVEAWEDFAEIARTELLIIDENTTKRSFAHEVKWNSAYYRLAQAI, encoded by the coding sequence ATCATCCCCGACCTCGCGACGAACGAGGTCTGGTTCCTCACCGGCAGCCAGGACCTCTACGGCGACGACACGCTGCGCCAGGTGGCCGAGCAGTCGCAGGAGGTGGTGCGCCTGCTCAACGAGTCGAGCGACATTCCCGTCACGATCGTCTGGAAGCCGGTGCTCAAGAGCTCGGACGCCATCCGCCGGGCGATGCTCGACGCGACGACGGATGACACGGTCGTCGGAGTCATCGCGTGGATGCACACCTTCAGCCCCGCCAAAATGTGGATCCACGGGCTCGACGCGCTGCGCAAGCCGTTCCTGCACCTGCACACGCAGGCCAACGTCGAGCTGCCCTGGGCCGAGATCGACTTCGATTTCATGAACCTCAACCAGGCCGCGCACGGCGACCGCGAGTTCGGCTACATCGCGAGCCGCATGAACGTGCCGCGCAAGACCGTCGTCGGCCACGCCACCAACCCCGTCGTCACCGCGCAGGTCGGCACTTGGACCCGCGCGGCGTCCGGCTGGGTCGCGACGCAGGGCATGAAGCTCGCCCGCTTCGGCGACAACATGCGCAACGTCGCCGTCACCGAGGGCGACAAGACCGAGGCCGAGATCCGCTTCGGTGTGAGCGTCAACACGTGGGGTGTCAACGAACTCGTAGAGCGGGTGGATGCCGCGTCGGACGCAGACGTCGACGCCCTCGTCGCCGTCTACCTCGAGTCGTACGACGTCGTCCCCGAGCTCCTGCCCGACGGCGACCGCCACGAGTCGCTGCGCTACGGCGCACGCATCGAGCTCGGCCTGCGCTCCTTCCTCGAGGAGGGCGGCTTCACCGCGTTCACCACCAGCTTCGAGGACCTCGGCGGACTGCGCCAGCTTCCCGGCCTGGCCGTGCAGCGGCTGATGGCCGACGGCTACGGCTTCGGCGGCGAGGGCGACTGGAAGACGGCCGTTCTCATCCGCGCCGCGAAGGTCATGGGCGCGGGGCTGCCCGGCGGCGCCTCGCTCATGGAGGACTACACCTACAACCTCGTGCCCGGCGAAGAGACGATCCTCGGCGCCCACATGCTCGAGATCTGCCCGTCGCTCACCACGAAGAAGCCGAGCCTCGAGATCCACCCGCTCGGCATCGGCGGGCGCGAAGACCCCGTGCGCCTCGTCTTCGACACCGACGCTGGTGCCGGCGTGGTCGTCGCGCTGTCCGACATGCGCGACCGCTTCCGACTCGTGGCCAACGTTGTCGAGGTCGTCGACCTCCCGGCGCCGCTCCCTCACCTCCCGGTCGCCCGGGCAGTGTGGAAGCCTGCGCCCGACCTCGCGACATCCGCGACCGCCTGGCTCACCGCGGGGGCCGCGCACCACACGGTGCTCTCCACCGCGATCGGCGTCGAGGCGTGGGAAGACTTCGCCGAGATCGCCCGCACCGAACTGCTCATCATCGACGAGAACACGACCAAGCGGTCTTTCGCCCACGAAGTGAAGTGGAACTCCGCGTACTACCGGTTGGCGCAGGCCATCTAG
- the mmsA gene encoding multiple monosaccharide ABC transporter ATP-binding protein, giving the protein MTTNILEMRSITKTFPGVKALQDVTLEVARGEIHAICGENGAGKSTLMKVLSGVYPHGTYEGDIVYEDETVEFRDIRDSEAKGIVIIHQELALSPYLSIAENIFLNNEVKGALGLIDWNKANQEAAKLLARVGLKENPTTKVMDIGVGKQQLVEIAKALSKRVKLLILDEPTAALNDEDSAHLLDLILHLKEQGITSIIISHKLNEIKKISDTVTVIRDGKTIETIAKADVTEDRIIKDMVGRDLEHRYPDHTPHIGEEILRVENWTAHHPQDPSRVIVNNVSINVRKGEIVGIAGLMGAGRTEFAMSLFGRSYGSRISGKVFKSGKEIKTRTVSEAIANGLAYATEDRKTYGLNLIEDIKRNISMASLGKLVRGGLVSDNEEFKVANEYRTSMNIKAPTVLAKTGKLSGGNQQKVVLSKWIYSDPDVLILDEPTRGIDVGAKYEIYTIINRLAASGKGIIVISSELPELLGICDRIYALSEGTITGELPIAEANPESLIKLMTMETSND; this is encoded by the coding sequence GTGACCACGAACATCCTGGAAATGCGGTCGATCACCAAGACCTTTCCCGGCGTAAAAGCGCTGCAGGACGTCACCCTCGAGGTGGCCAGAGGCGAGATCCACGCGATCTGCGGCGAAAACGGCGCGGGAAAATCCACCCTCATGAAGGTGCTGTCCGGCGTGTACCCGCACGGGACCTACGAGGGCGACATCGTCTACGAAGACGAGACCGTCGAGTTCCGCGACATCCGCGACAGCGAGGCGAAGGGCATCGTCATCATCCACCAGGAGCTCGCCCTGAGCCCCTACCTCTCGATCGCCGAGAACATCTTCCTCAACAACGAGGTCAAGGGTGCGCTCGGGCTCATCGACTGGAACAAGGCCAACCAGGAAGCCGCGAAACTGCTCGCCCGCGTCGGCCTCAAGGAAAACCCGACCACCAAGGTCATGGACATCGGTGTCGGCAAGCAGCAGCTTGTGGAGATCGCGAAGGCGCTCTCCAAGCGGGTGAAGCTGCTGATTCTGGATGAACCGACCGCGGCGCTCAACGACGAGGACTCGGCACACCTGCTCGACCTGATCCTGCACCTCAAGGAGCAGGGCATCACGTCGATCATCATTTCCCACAAGCTCAACGAGATCAAGAAGATCTCGGACACGGTCACCGTGATCCGCGACGGCAAGACGATCGAAACGATCGCCAAGGCCGACGTCACGGAAGACCGCATCATCAAGGACATGGTCGGCCGCGACCTCGAACACCGCTACCCCGATCACACGCCGCACATCGGCGAGGAGATCCTGCGGGTCGAGAACTGGACCGCCCACCACCCGCAGGACCCCTCGCGCGTCATCGTCAACAACGTGAGCATCAACGTGCGCAAGGGCGAGATCGTCGGCATCGCCGGCCTTATGGGTGCCGGCCGCACCGAGTTCGCGATGAGCCTCTTCGGGCGCTCGTACGGCTCGCGCATCTCGGGCAAGGTCTTCAAGAGCGGCAAGGAGATCAAGACCCGCACGGTGTCGGAGGCCATCGCCAACGGGCTCGCCTACGCCACCGAAGACCGCAAGACCTACGGCCTCAACCTGATCGAAGACATCAAGCGCAATATCTCGATGGCCTCGCTCGGCAAGCTGGTGCGCGGCGGGCTGGTGAGCGACAACGAGGAGTTCAAGGTCGCGAACGAGTACCGCACGAGCATGAACATCAAGGCCCCCACGGTGCTCGCCAAGACCGGCAAGCTCTCGGGCGGCAACCAGCAGAAGGTCGTGCTGAGCAAGTGGATCTACTCCGATCCCGACGTGCTCATCCTCGACGAGCCGACCCGCGGTATCGACGTGGGCGCGAAGTACGAGATCTACACGATCATCAACCGGCTCGCGGCATCCGGCAAAGGCATCATCGTCATCTCTTCGGAGCTGCCGGAACTGCTCGGAATCTGCGACCGCATCTACGCCCTCTCCGAGGGCACCATCACCGGCGAACTCCCCATCGCCGAGGCCAACCCCGAATCCCTCATCAAGCTCATGACCATGGAGACTTCCAATGACTGA
- the chvE gene encoding multiple monosaccharide ABC transporter substrate-binding protein has translation MVASLAACSGGSGGDSGSGEGGGALIGVAMPTKSSERWIADGDAVKKALEDQGYKVDLQYAEDDIPTQVSQIENMITKGAEALIVASIDGTTLTNILADAADAEIPVIAYDRLLMDTENVDYYATFDNELVGNQQAWSLLNGLGLVELDGTPIEGAPAGPFNIELFAGSLDDNNAFFFFNGAMDVLQPFIDEGTLVVKSNQTSIEQAATLRWDGETAQSRMEDLLTANYSDGTTVNAVLSPYDGISRGIIGALQDAGYSLGDEWPIISGQDAEIDSVKAINSGEQYATIFKDTRELAKKAADMAVAALNGDTVETNDDSTYNNNVKDVPSYLLEPVIVVKDNIQSALIDTGYWTEAEVNG, from the coding sequence ATGGTCGCGAGCCTCGCGGCCTGCTCCGGAGGATCCGGCGGAGACTCCGGTTCGGGCGAGGGAGGCGGCGCGCTCATCGGCGTCGCGATGCCCACCAAGTCGTCCGAGCGCTGGATCGCCGACGGCGACGCCGTCAAGAAGGCGCTGGAAGACCAGGGCTACAAGGTCGACCTGCAGTACGCCGAAGACGACATCCCCACCCAGGTCAGCCAGATCGAGAACATGATCACCAAGGGCGCGGAAGCCCTGATCGTCGCCTCGATCGACGGCACCACGCTCACGAACATCCTGGCCGACGCGGCCGATGCGGAGATCCCCGTCATCGCCTACGACCGTCTGCTCATGGACACCGAGAACGTCGACTACTACGCCACCTTCGACAACGAGCTCGTCGGTAACCAGCAGGCATGGTCGCTGCTCAACGGTCTCGGACTCGTCGAACTCGACGGAACCCCGATCGAGGGCGCACCCGCCGGCCCGTTCAACATCGAACTGTTCGCCGGATCGCTCGACGACAACAACGCGTTCTTCTTCTTCAACGGAGCAATGGACGTGCTGCAGCCCTTCATCGACGAGGGCACCCTCGTTGTGAAGAGCAACCAGACCTCGATCGAGCAGGCGGCGACGCTCCGCTGGGACGGCGAGACCGCACAGAGCCGCATGGAGGACCTCCTCACCGCGAACTACTCTGACGGCACCACCGTCAACGCGGTCCTCTCCCCGTACGACGGCATCTCCCGTGGAATCATCGGCGCCCTTCAGGACGCCGGTTACTCGCTGGGCGACGAATGGCCGATCATCTCCGGCCAGGACGCCGAGATCGACTCGGTCAAGGCCATCAACTCGGGCGAGCAGTACGCGACCATCTTCAAGGACACGCGCGAGCTGGCCAAGAAGGCGGCCGACATGGCCGTCGCGGCTCTCAACGGTGACACCGTCGAGACGAACGACGACAGCACCTACAACAACAATGTCAAGGACGTCCCGTCCTACCTCCTCGAGCCCGTCATCGTGGTGAAGGACAACATCCAGTCCGCACTCATCGACACCGGCTACTGGACCGAAGCAGAGGTCAACGGCTAA
- a CDS encoding ABC transporter substrate-binding protein produces MKKLIGAALGGALLIALTGCAGGGGGGGGEAGADGDLIVGFSQVGAESGWRTANTKSIQGAFEDAGIELKFSDAQGKQENQIKAIRSYIQQQVDVIAFSPVVESGWDTVLKEAKDAGIPVVLTDRSVDSEDDSLYASFLGSDFILEGEKAGEWVNTEFADADKVNIVELQGTTGAAPANDRAEGFRNVVTDAKFEVIASQTGDFTRAGGKQVMEAFLQANPEIDLVYAHNDDMGLGAIEAIEAAGMVPGQDIKIVTVDAVKDGMTALADGKINFIVECSPLLGPQLVEIAEKVAAGEDVEKRIVTEETTFTQEQAIEALPDRQY; encoded by the coding sequence ATGAAGAAACTCATTGGGGCCGCGCTCGGCGGCGCACTGCTCATTGCTCTCACCGGCTGCGCGGGAGGTGGCGGAGGCGGCGGAGGCGAAGCGGGCGCCGACGGCGACCTCATCGTCGGCTTCTCGCAGGTCGGCGCCGAAAGCGGCTGGCGCACCGCGAACACCAAGTCGATCCAGGGTGCCTTCGAAGACGCGGGCATCGAGCTGAAGTTCTCCGACGCGCAGGGCAAGCAGGAGAACCAGATCAAGGCGATCCGCTCGTACATCCAACAGCAGGTCGACGTGATCGCGTTCTCGCCCGTCGTCGAATCCGGCTGGGACACCGTGCTCAAGGAGGCGAAGGACGCGGGCATCCCCGTCGTGCTGACCGACCGCTCGGTCGACTCGGAGGACGATTCGCTCTACGCGTCGTTCCTCGGCTCCGACTTCATTCTCGAGGGCGAGAAGGCCGGCGAGTGGGTCAACACCGAGTTCGCCGACGCCGACAAGGTGAACATCGTCGAACTGCAGGGCACCACGGGGGCGGCCCCGGCCAACGACCGTGCCGAGGGTTTCCGCAACGTGGTGACCGACGCGAAGTTCGAGGTGATCGCGAGCCAGACCGGCGACTTCACCCGCGCCGGCGGCAAGCAGGTGATGGAGGCCTTCCTGCAGGCCAACCCCGAGATCGACCTCGTCTACGCCCACAACGACGACATGGGTCTCGGCGCGATCGAGGCGATCGAGGCGGCGGGAATGGTGCCGGGACAGGACATCAAGATCGTCACCGTCGACGCCGTGAAAGACGGCATGACGGCGCTCGCCGACGGCAAGATCAACTTCATCGTGGAGTGCTCGCCGCTGCTCGGCCCGCAGCTCGTCGAGATCGCCGAGAAGGTCGCGGCGGGCGAGGACGTGGAGAAGCGCATCGTCACCGAGGAGACGACGTTCACGCAGGAGCAGGCGATCGAGGCCCTACCCGACCGCCAGTACTAG
- a CDS encoding ABC transporter permease — MNALRDLPRARLFWPIVTLVALLLLNFAVSPGFFAIRFQNGHLFGSLIDILRNGAPTLLVALGMTVVIATRGIDLSVGAVVAISGALACTIIADSPTPDSLGTVLSAVAVALVFSLVLGAWNGLLVAVFGIQPIIATLILMTAGRGIAMLITEGQIITISSAPYKVIGAGYWFGLPASIVIAGAMFAVAALLTRKTALGLLIESVGINPVASRLAGVRSRGIVWVVYVFSALCAAIAGLMISSNVTAADANSAGLYIEMDAILAVVIGGTSLAGGRYSLTGTLIGAFVIQTLTTTVYTVGIAPSITLVFKALVVIAVCLLQSPALQAKLRSRRVATKGVLA; from the coding sequence GTGAACGCCCTGCGGGACCTGCCCCGCGCCCGCCTGTTCTGGCCGATCGTCACCCTCGTGGCGCTGCTGCTGCTGAACTTCGCGGTGTCGCCCGGCTTCTTCGCCATCCGGTTCCAGAACGGCCACCTGTTCGGCAGCCTCATCGACATCCTGCGCAACGGCGCACCGACGCTGCTCGTGGCGCTCGGGATGACCGTGGTGATCGCCACCCGCGGCATCGACCTCTCCGTGGGCGCCGTCGTGGCGATCTCGGGGGCGCTCGCCTGCACGATCATCGCCGACTCGCCCACCCCCGACAGCCTCGGCACCGTGCTCTCCGCCGTGGCGGTGGCCCTCGTGTTCTCCCTCGTTCTCGGGGCCTGGAACGGACTCTTGGTCGCCGTGTTCGGCATCCAACCCATCATCGCGACGCTCATCCTGATGACGGCCGGCCGCGGCATCGCGATGCTCATCACCGAGGGCCAGATCATCACGATCTCGAGCGCGCCCTACAAGGTGATCGGCGCCGGCTACTGGTTCGGACTGCCGGCCTCGATCGTCATCGCCGGCGCGATGTTCGCCGTCGCCGCGTTGCTCACCCGCAAGACCGCGCTCGGGCTGCTCATCGAATCGGTGGGCATCAACCCGGTCGCCTCCCGGCTCGCGGGCGTGCGCTCGCGCGGCATCGTCTGGGTCGTCTACGTGTTCAGCGCGCTGTGTGCCGCGATCGCCGGGCTCATGATCTCGTCGAACGTGACGGCCGCCGACGCCAACAGTGCCGGACTCTACATAGAGATGGATGCCATCCTGGCCGTCGTGATCGGAGGCACCAGCCTCGCGGGCGGTCGCTATTCGCTCACGGGAACGCTTATCGGTGCGTTCGTGATCCAGACCCTCACGACCACCGTCTACACGGTGGGCATAGCCCCGTCGATCACGCTCGTCTTCAAGGCGCTCGTGGTGATCGCGGTCTGCCTGCTGCAGTCGCCCGCGCTGCAGGCGAAGCTGCGGTCCCGCCGGGTCGCGACCAAGGGAGTGCTCGCATGA